A stretch of Castanea sativa cultivar Marrone di Chiusa Pesio chromosome 2, ASM4071231v1 DNA encodes these proteins:
- the LOC142625214 gene encoding egg cell-secreted protein 1.2-like, with protein sequence MATINVFMLFSLACVLAVTNVTALRDVYIKPGHRLAARLAARLETSEGLVPCWNALLELKSCSNEIVIFFLNGQTDIGPDCCRAITIITHSCWPAMLTSLGFTAEEGNILRGYCDAAASIPSAAPSPCSPAPRA encoded by the coding sequence ATGGCTACCATAAATGTGTTTATGTTATTTTCCCTTGCATGCGTCTTGGCAGTGACAAATGTGACTGCATTAAGGGACGTGTACATTAAACCTGGACATAGGCTTGCAGCAAGGCTTGCAGCAAGGCTTGAAACCAGTGAAGGCTTAGTCCCTTGCTGGAACGCACTATTGGAGCTCAAATCATGCTCAAATGAGATTgttattttcttcctcaatgGCCAGACTGATATTGGTCCTGACTGTTGCCGCGCCATTACTATTATAACACATAGCTGCTGGCCTGCCATGCTCACTTCACTCGGTTTTACAGCTGAGGAAGGCAATATTCTAAGAGGCTATTGTGATGCAGCAGCCTCCATTCCATCTGCAGCTCCTTCTCCTTGCTCACCAGCGCCTCGGGCCTAG
- the LOC142623595 gene encoding uncharacterized protein LOC142623595, with protein MSESEVPRKEANVLKGHEGAVLAARFNSDGNYCLSCGKDRTIRLWNPHRGIHIKTYKSHAREVRDVHVTPDNSKLCSCGGDRQIFYWDVSTGRVIRKFRGHDGEVNAVKFNEYSSVVVSAGYDQSLRAWDCRSHSTEPIQIIDSFSDSVMSVCLTKSEIIGGSVDGTVRTFDIRIGREISDDLGQPVNCISMSNDGNCILASCLDSTLRLLDRTSGELLQEYKGHTCKSYKLDCCLTNTDAHVTGGSEDGFIYFWDLVDASVVSSFRAHSSVVTSVSYHPKDSCMITASVDGTIRVWKT; from the exons atgagcgAATCTGAAGTTCCAAGGAAGGAAGCAAACGTGCTGAAAGGTCACGAGGGAGCAGTATTAGCGGCGAGATTCAACAGCGACGGAAACTATTGTCTGAGTTGCGGCAAAGACCGTACCATACGCCTCTGGAATCCCCACCGTGGCATCCACATCAAGACCTACAAATCCCACGCCCGTGAAGTCCGCGACGTCCACGTCacccc ggataaTTCGAAGCTGTGTTCATGTGGTGGAGACCGACAAATCTTTTACTGGGATGTATCAACGGGTCGTGTTATTCGTAAATTTCGTGGCCATGATGGCGag GTGAATGCTGTAAAGTTCAATGAGTATTCGTCTGTCGTAGTTTCAGCAGGCTATGATCAATCATTGCGTGCTTGGGACTGCAGATCTCACAGCACTGAGCCAATTCAG ATTATTGATTCATTTTCAGACAGTGTTATGTCTGTCTGTTTAACAAAAAGTGAAATTATTGGTGGAAGTGTTGATGGAACTGTTCGAACATTTGACATACGTATTGGTAG AGAAATATCTGATGACTTGGGGCAACCAGTCAACTGTATCTCAATGTCAAATGATGGTAACTGCATATTAGCCAGTTGCTTAGATTCTACTTTACGCCTTCTAGACAG AACTTCTGGTGAACTATTGCAAGAATATAAAGGCCATACTTGTAAG TCCTACAAACTGGATTGCTGCCTTACCAACACTGATGCACATGTAACTGGTGGATCTGAGGATGGCTTCATTTACTTCTGGGATCTGGTAGATGCATCTGTAGTGTCAAGTTTCCGTGCTCATTCCTCAGTG GTGACAAGTGTGAGTTACCACCCAAAGGACAGCTGCATGATAACTGCTTCCGTCGATGGCACCATTCGTGTTTGGAAGACATGA